The following is a genomic window from Chthoniobacterales bacterium.
GTCCGTGGCCGCTATTCACCGCGCTCTAGAGCTGGGAGTAAACTGGATCGACACGGCCGCCATTTATGGAATGGGACATTCAGAGGAAGTCATCGCGTTTGCCCTAAAGACCTGGCGGGGAACCAAGCCGTATATTTTCACGAAATGCGGCCTCCGCTGGGACGACCAGGGTTATGTCCATCGCAGCTTGAAAGCTGAATCGATTCGCCGCGAATGTGAGGATAGCTTGCGCCGACTGAAGGTAGACGTAATCGACCTCTACCAAATCCATTGGCCGACCGAGGACCTGGAGGAAGGCTGGAGCGCAATGGTGCAGCTGCAAAAGCAGGGGAAGGTCCGATGGATTGGGGTCTCCAATTTTGGCGTCAACGAGATTCGTCGAGCTGACACCATTTCTCGCGTGGCGTCGTTGCAAGCTCCCTACTCCCTGATTCGACGCGAGGTTGAAGGTGAGATTTTTCCCTACTGCCGAACGAATAAAATTGGGGTGCTCGCCTATTCGCCGATGGCTTCCGGATTACTAACCGGTGCGATGACCCGCGCCCGAGTGGCTGCACTTCCTGCCAGCGATTGGCGCAGCCGCGATCTGGAGTTTTATGAACCGAAGCTTTCGCAAAATCTCGGTCTTGCTGAAGGGCTACGGAAAATCGGGGAACGCCATGGGCGGTCTCCGGGACAAGTCGCCATCGCCTGGGTTCTTCGTAATCCCGCCGTGACTGGCGCGATCGTTGGAGCGCGAAGCGCGAGCCAAGTCGAGCGAAATGTTGGGGCCAGCGACTTGGTGTTGAGCGAGGAAGACCTCGCGGTGATTGAGGACAGTAAAGTCATCGAACCGGAGGAACCAGGTGCGACAAACGCAGTTCCTCCGAAGAGGGAGCCGTGTCTCCATCTTCGGTAGCACAATAAAATCTCGCTGCCGCGCAGTGGTTGCCGGCGTCCGCGGGACCGACCTTTAGGTATGAAAATAAAATTACTAATCAGTCTGATAATCGCCGTTGTCGCGATGGCGCTCAGTCCCATGACATGGGCTCGGGGGGGCGGCGGTGGTGGCGGTGGCGGTCACTTCGGTGGTGGCGGTCACTTCGGTGGCGGCGCTCGCTTCAGTGGCAACCGAGGAGGATTTCGTTCCAACGGAGCCCGATTCGCGCGTCCTGGATTTTCCGGCCCACGGGTGATGAACTCAAACCGGTTCGTCGGTCGTCAGGGTGCCAATTGGCACCGTGACTGGGATCGACGCCATGATCACCGCTTTGGCGGCCACCGGTTCCGCTTCATCGATGGCTTCTGGTGGGACCTGGATCTGTGGCCGTACGATTACTATGCGTACGACGACTACCCGTACGATTACTACGATTACCCATCCGACAACTATAGCGATGCCAACTATAGCGATGCGACTGTGAGCGCAGTCCAATCGGAATTGACGAGGCTCGGTTACTATCGTGGCGCCATCGACGGGGTTTACGGTCCACAGACGCGGGGCGCGCTTGCCCGTTATCAAGGGAGACAAGGCTTGCCTAAAACCGGCAGCATCACGACCGCGACGCTTCGATCACTCCGAGTGCCGGCGGGAGCCAGCTAACAACGAATTGCAAGGGGTTGGGGGAATGGAGGTGGGTGTCCGCAAGGGCACTCACCTTCAGCTTTGTCAGCCATCCCACCAGCCTCTCTCCAAAGAGGCAATCGGCCGCAGTTCGTCGGGGGTAGGGGAAAATCCTCCCATCGTTCAGTGGCCGGACGGAAGCCGGCCGCCTTAATTTTAGGTCGTTCGACAAGACACTAAAGGAAAGGCCACATGACTCTGCACAATAACCGGGAAGCAATCGACAAATATCTCCGCGAGATCGGGCACCTTCCCTTGTTGACCCCGAAGCAGGAAATCGAGCTGGCGGGGAAAATCAAAGCGGGCAATCACGGCGCTCGGGACCGAATGATCACCTCAAACCTGCGCCTGGTGGTTACGATTGCGCGCAGCTACACGAACTTCGGTCTGCCACTCGCCGATCTGATTTCTGAAGGCAACATCGGATTGGTGAAAGCGGTGGAACGCTTCGATCCGTCGAAAGGCGCGAAGCTGAGCAGCTATGCCGTTTGGTGGATCAGGCAAGCGATCAAACGCGCGTTGGACGATCAAAGCCGTTTGATCCGCCTTCCCGTGCATCACCGGGATAAGTTAACGAAGATGCATCAGATCACTTTGCAGATGACCCAGGTGCTCGGTCGCGAGCCCACCGATGAAGAGCTCAGCGAAGAGATCGGGATTGATCCTGACAAGGTTGCCAAGCTGAACACTGTTTCGGTGCCTCCGGCCTCGCTCGATGCGCGAATTAGCGACGACGACGTAACCGAGTTCGGCGAAAGCATCGCTGACGAAACGGCGCGAACGCCCTTTGAAACCCTGCGCGACCAGGATCTCCAGGGAAAACTGGGCGGCTTGCTCAAAGTTTTGAATGAACGCGAGCGGAAGATCGTTCGTCAGCGCTTCGGACTCGGGGGCGAAAAACGCCAAACGCTCGAGGATGTCGGTGTCACCCTCGGAGTTACACGGGAGCGAGTGCGGCAATTAGAAAAGGCGGCCCTGCTGAAGATGCGGAGTGCCCTGGAGAAAAGCGAAGCGCCGGCTGATTTCCCACTGCCGATGGCAGCCTGATAAATCGACAAAATGAAACGAATGGCTGCAGCTTGCTGGGTATCTAAGCCTCGATTCGCGGAGGCAAGGCGAGTAATCTCCGGGCGGATGCCTTTCTCGATCTTATGATCGACGCGAACAACGACCCGGCACGGCCTGCCTCAGGCGAGGCAAATCACCCTAATTGCGAGGATGATACGGTTCACCAGCGGCCCACTCATATCGGAGCCGGCACGCCTACTACACCGCCACACCAGGATGCACACATGGCAAATAGGAATCCAACCGCGGGAGCGGAACCGCCCGAGGAGCGTGGCCGTGTGAAGTTGCGCGAGCCGCATCGCGTCGCGGCAGGAATGTTGGCCCTGGTCGAAAGCCTGCGTTTCACCATGCGCGAGACCGGCTTTACGCGCGGCCTGACAGATTGGCTAAAGGTCAACAAGAAGAACGGTTTTGATTGCCAGAGCTGCGCCTGGCCGAGTCCGGACGATCACCGGCATATCTTTGAGTTTTGCGAGAACGGAGTCAAAGCCCTAACGAGTGAAGCGACCAAGAAGAAAATTACGCCCCAGTTCTTTCGCGAGCATTCGCTCGCCGACCTGCAAAAGCAAAGCGACAACTGGCTCGAGCTTCAGGGCCGGCTGGTCCACCCGATGGTAAAGCGCACCGGCGCGACGAACTATGAGGCGATCGACTGGGATCAGGCCTTTGAGCTCATGGCGCGGGAGCTAAACGCATTGCCGACACCAAATGCGGCAGCCTTCTACACGAGTGGGCGAACGAGTAATGAAGCGGCGTTTCTTTACCAACTCTTCGCGCGACAATTCGGGACCAACAACCTGCCGGATTGCTCGAACATGTGCCATGAGTCAAGCGGCGCGGCTCTTAACGAAAGCATCGGCGTGGGTAAAGGTTGCGTAACTCTTCACGACTTTGAGGAGACGGATCTCATTATCATCCTCGGCCAAAACCCGGGCACGAACCACCCGCGGATGATGACCCATCTGGAGCGGGCAAAAAAGAACGGTGCGAAGATCATCGCGATCAATCCGATGCCGGAACCGGGATTGATGGAGGTGGTGAATCCGAATCCGCAGGAGTACCGCAACCCGCTGACATTCGCGGCCAGGATGCTGTTCAACAAAGGCGTGCCGATAAGCGATCTCTGGTTGCCGGTGCGGTTGAATGGGGACATGGCGGTGATGCGCGGGATGATGAAGGTGATGCTGGAGGAAGAGGACCGGAGCCCGGGCTCAATCTTCGACCGCGAGTTCATCCGGCAATACACGGTCGGCCTTGAACGGTTCGTCGCCCATCTCCGCGCGACGCCCTGGGACGTCATTACGGAAGCGAGCGGCTTGACCCAGGAGCAGATTCGCCATGCGGCGAACATCGCGATGCAATCCAAATCCATTATCACCTGTTGGGCGATGGGATTGACTCAGCACAAGAACGCGGTTGCGACCATTCAGGAGATCGTGAACTTCCATCTGCTGGGCGGACACATCGGCCGGCCGGGCGCGGGACCCTGCCCGGTTCGCGGACATTCGAATGTGCAAGGCGATCGCACCATGGGCATCTGGGAGCGGATGAACGACAGCTTCATGGACAAGCTCGGCACTGAGTTCCAGTTCGTGCCGCCGCGGGCACACGGCACCGACACCGTAGAGACGATCAAGCAGATGCACGAGGGCAGAATTCGCTTCTTCCTTGGAATGGGCGGCAACTTTCTCGCCGCAAGTCCCGACACGGAATACACCGCCAAGGCTCTGCAGAAATGCCGCGTGACGGCGCACGTCT
Proteins encoded in this region:
- a CDS encoding peptidoglycan-binding protein, which encodes MNSNRFVGRQGANWHRDWDRRHDHRFGGHRFRFIDGFWWDLDLWPYDYYAYDDYPYDYYDYPSDNYSDANYSDATVSAVQSELTRLGYYRGAIDGVYGPQTRGALARYQGRQGLPKTGSITTATLRSLRVPAGAS
- a CDS encoding RNA polymerase sigma factor RpoD/SigA; this translates as MTLHNNREAIDKYLREIGHLPLLTPKQEIELAGKIKAGNHGARDRMITSNLRLVVTIARSYTNFGLPLADLISEGNIGLVKAVERFDPSKGAKLSSYAVWWIRQAIKRALDDQSRLIRLPVHHRDKLTKMHQITLQMTQVLGREPTDEELSEEIGIDPDKVAKLNTVSVPPASLDARISDDDVTEFGESIADETARTPFETLRDQDLQGKLGGLLKVLNERERKIVRQRFGLGGEKRQTLEDVGVTLGVTRERVRQLEKAALLKMRSALEKSEAPADFPLPMAA
- a CDS encoding FdhF/YdeP family oxidoreductase is translated as MANRNPTAGAEPPEERGRVKLREPHRVAAGMLALVESLRFTMRETGFTRGLTDWLKVNKKNGFDCQSCAWPSPDDHRHIFEFCENGVKALTSEATKKKITPQFFREHSLADLQKQSDNWLELQGRLVHPMVKRTGATNYEAIDWDQAFELMARELNALPTPNAAAFYTSGRTSNEAAFLYQLFARQFGTNNLPDCSNMCHESSGAALNESIGVGKGCVTLHDFEETDLIIILGQNPGTNHPRMMTHLERAKKNGAKIIAINPMPEPGLMEVVNPNPQEYRNPLTFAARMLFNKGVPISDLWLPVRLNGDMAVMRGMMKVMLEEEDRSPGSIFDREFIRQYTVGLERFVAHLRATPWDVITEASGLTQEQIRHAANIAMQSKSIITCWAMGLTQHKNAVATIQEIVNFHLLGGHIGRPGAGPCPVRGHSNVQGDRTMGIWERMNDSFMDKLGTEFQFVPPRAHGTDTVETIKQMHEGRIRFFLGMGGNFLAASPDTEYTAKALQKCRVTAHVSTKLNRSHLITGEIALILPCLGRSEIDCQEAGDQFVTVEDSMGVISASRGHAEPASDYLMSEPAIVGRLAQATLESRSTIDWKGLVGNYDRIRDHIDHVIPGFEDFNARIRKDIFYLPNNARDKRQFDTPAGKAQFIVSELKPLETAPGQYLMMTVRSHDQFNTTIYGLDDRYRGVYNGRRVVFMNEEDVKAAGLQQGQLVDLTSHFNGEERVARHFMVAPNQIARGCTATYFPEANVLVPINSTADRSNTPTSKSLVISIKPSPDTGEAVDAILRNARLAAMDQMYDD
- a CDS encoding aldo/keto reductase; the encoded protein is METNIRQSEPPTKQLGATDLFITPVGFGAWAIGGDGWEFGWGEQDDKQSVAAIHRALELGVNWIDTAAIYGMGHSEEVIAFALKTWRGTKPYIFTKCGLRWDDQGYVHRSLKAESIRRECEDSLRRLKVDVIDLYQIHWPTEDLEEGWSAMVQLQKQGKVRWIGVSNFGVNEIRRADTISRVASLQAPYSLIRREVEGEIFPYCRTNKIGVLAYSPMASGLLTGAMTRARVAALPASDWRSRDLEFYEPKLSQNLGLAEGLRKIGERHGRSPGQVAIAWVLRNPAVTGAIVGARSASQVERNVGASDLVLSEEDLAVIEDSKVIEPEEPGATNAVPPKREPCLHLR